In the genome of Phaeodactylum tricornutum CCAP 1055/1 chromosome 18, whole genome shotgun sequence, one region contains:
- a CDS encoding predicted protein, whose amino-acid sequence MAKSRSVANVHGSVPYRQLGAAVLLVLLSLSVTVMFQRFALRNDRQAATVKGPHLSNDTAIRPRIIRTTPVELLKNRTLVVLIGDLRCGEKAWESLYTNVLDHNQADLALFTQPPSQDEYKNSSLFERAMHVEMIPNYTDWSDALDLVAGPAWRRTVPRSHPSQSHSMVLGGVPGYTASGAVVNMFKWFVSQRIEENNWLSKYDRYVVTRTDQYYSCPLDIASLDPQYLWVPTGQDYRGVNDRLLIASKEFVVSALSTLVPFLKDPWRYAFMPANTNCERFLFYMWIDSGMAQILRRFPRSMFTCMAPTDTSSWGKISGYDEGADLHLKYPMEFNFTKKRCRLDSRRW is encoded by the coding sequence ATGGCCAAATCCCGGTCTGTTGCGAATGTACATGGCTCGGTCCCTTATCGCCAGCTCGGCGCAGCTgtcttgttggtgttgctttcactgtcagtgacgGTGATGTTCCAACGGTTCGCTCTTCGAAACGATCGGCAGGCCGCAACCGTCAAGGGGCCGCATCTTAGCAATGATACGGCAATTCGGCCAAGGATCATCAGGACGACCCCTGTTGAGCTTTTGAAAAATCGCACTCTTGTGGTTTTGATTGGGGACTTGAGATGCGGCGAAAAAGCCTGGGAATCGCTGTACACCAACGTTCTTGACCACAATCAGGCTGATCTGGCACTCTTCACGCAGCCACCTTCGCAAGACGAGTACAAAAACTCCTCCCTTTTCGAACGTGCCATGCACGTGGAAATGATTCCCAACTACACTGATTGGTCGGACGCCTTGGATCTCGTAGCTGGGCCAGCTTGGCGGAGAACGGTACCGCGGTCTCACCCATCTCAGTCACACTCCATGGTGCTCGGTGGCGTTCCTGGATACACGGCCAGCGGCGCCGTTGTCAACATGTTCAAGTGGTTTGTGTCCCAGCGTATTGAGGAGAACAATTGGTTGTCAAAGTACGATCGCTACGTTGTCACACGAACCGATCAATACTACTCTTGTCCTTTGGATATTGCTAGTCTGGATCCGCAATATCTCTGGGTTCCAACAGGGCAAGATTATAGGGGCGTTAACGATCGACTCCTGATTGCTAGTAAAGAGTTTGTGGTTTCAGCCTTAAGCACGTTGGTCCCTTTTCTGAAAGATCCATGGCGATATGCGTTTATGCCGGCTAATACAAATTGCGAAAGGTTTTTATTCTATATGTGGATCGATTCGGGTATGGCGCagattcttcgtcgctttccCCGCAGTATGTTCACCTGTATGGCGCCAACCGACACTTCAAGTTGGGGCAAGATAAGCGGTTACGACGAAGGCGCCGATCTGCATTTGAAATATCCCATGGAATTTAATTTCACAAAGAAGAGGTGCAGATTAGATAGTCGACGATGGTGA
- a CDS encoding predicted protein translates to MGKVLSEITAREEAFIAKQKVFFVATAPLSAEHCVSVSPKAPGTSCVVLSPHAVAYADLTGSGSETAAHVLQNGRMTLLFCNLEHGAPKILRLHGKAEVILADSASNDWREKFPESITTHIGFRAIYKLNVKRISTSCGFSLPVLEFQKYRTTLDEITEKEGPDGIFDYCTKKNSFSIDGLPSLALLRKKAPNVKIVKEEGYYFGNVIHGESGPSPSAHIDYAAQIQPFKKDPATGTMVLRRMDALFLGLSILVLGVAIGVMLER, encoded by the coding sequence ATGGGCAAAGTATTGAGCGAAATAACGGCTCGCGAGGAAGCCTTCATCGCCAAGCAGAAAGTGTTTTTCGTGGCGACGGCTCCGCTTTCCGCAGAGCACTGCGTTTCCGTGAGTCCCAAGGCTCCGGGAACTTCGTGCGTAGTCCTGAGTCCACACGCCGTGGCTTACGCGGATCTCACCGGCAGCGGCTCAGAAACGGCCGCGCATGTCTTGCAAAATGGGCGCATgactcttttgttttgcaACCTGGAACATGGTGCACCCAAAATCCTGCGTCTGCATGGCAAAGCCGAGGTCATCCTGGCCGACAGCGCTTCCAACGATTGGCGTGAAAAATTTCCGGAGTCTATAACAACACACATTGGTTTTCGTGCGATTTACAAGCTCAACGTAAAGCGGATATCGACATCGTGCGGGTTTAGCTTGCCGGTTTTAGAGTTTCAAAAGTACCGAACAACGCTTGATGAAATtaccgaaaaagaaggaccCGACGGCATTTTTGACTACTGTACCAAAAAGAATTCCTTCTCCATTGATGGATTGCCTTCCTTGGCATTGCTTAGGAAAAAAGCGCCCAATGTCAAAATCGTCAAAGAAGAAGGATATTACTTTGGAAATGTCATCCATGGTGAATCTGGACCGAGTCCAAGTGCCCATATTGACTACGCCGCCCAAATCCAACCTTTCAAAAAAGACCCAGCAACTGGCACCATGGTCCTTCGTAGGATGGACGCTTTGTTTCTTGGGCTCTCCATTTTGGTTTTGGGTGTTGCGATCGGCGTAATGCTTGAACGATGA
- a CDS encoding predicted protein encodes MSVRRFFGWKSLEEDLASAPERIDDADNADSAQDPDPSDGIITTTHNDSDTNTLVDWDTAHDVTCRQQHSLMATPTQVVLAFPHGVTPPPSAEDCLWKPCHRRTLQHDVVSRYRLRYPSLSTPDASDPDSTTTSSSSATTLGRAARYLYTSLTHTLGATPTSADPVWLRYNPNDDFLSGSEQSFPSKGLEEDVHDNNHEAPLLHRTLAVECLHVFVNALAHDSDSITVKVVQRYGHDRQAWPGYLSTRLAPSHLWCAQLPDDQTDFLLDCLELMGLVQIRHRELQPDLVILHGSVNRSHGNGNNKKSDNNNNIDAVAVAVARFDVQQAQARVQVQIQSWTTQADACTVRARQAQRNGRKSQALWEMKRRHLFTQQIERQYGILLNLETAQHAIESASHQTAVVAALSQASHTLRLLRITVSMGDVDRVADELFEELEEMRIRDDALVDSTATDTMDDDELLEELAALTLQDAVPGESNTPLVPAVRDASSIENQANRKVNKEPTTKAGITETLASC; translated from the coding sequence ATGTCCGTCCGCAGGTTTTTTGGGTGGAAGTCACTCGAGGAGGACCTCGCATCTGCCCCGGAACGCATCGACGATGCGGACAACGCAGACTCTGCCCAGGATCCTGATCCCTCGGATGGAATAATCACTACCACGCATAACGACAGCGACACCAATACACTGGTTGATTGGGACACGGCGCACGACGTCACGTGTCGACAACAGCATTCATTGATGGCAACCCCGACACAAGTGGTCCTCGCCTTCCCTCACGGAGTCACGCCTCCACCATCTGCCGAAGACTGTCTTTGGAAACCATGCCACCGACGTACACTCCAACACGACGTGGTTTCTCGGTATCGACTGCGGTATCCATCCCTATCCACACCGGATGCATCCGACCCGGACTCGACCAcgacatcgtcgtcgtccgccaCTACCCTCGGGCGGGCCGCCCGGTACCTGTACACGTCCCTGACGCATACACTCGGGGCGACTCCTACCTCTGCAGATCCGGTCTGGCTCCGTTACAATCCCAACGACGATTTTCTGTCGGGGTCTGAGCAATCCTTTCCTTCGAAAGGACTCGAGGAGGACGTCCATGATAATAATCACGAGGCGCCCTTGCTTCATCGAACGCTCGCGGTGGAATGCCTCCACGTGTTTGTTAACGCACTCGCGCACGACTCGGACTCCATTACGGTGAAGGTCGTCCAACGATACGGGCACGATCGCCAAGCGTGGCCCGGATACCTCTCTACACGACTCGCACCGTCGCATCTCTGGTGTGCTCAGCTGCCCGACGACCAAACTGATTTTCTCCTCGATTGTTTGGAATTGATGGGTCTTGTCCAAATCCGGCATCGGGAGTTGCAGCCCGATTTGGTTATCCTCCACGGCTCGGTCAACCGAAGCCacggcaacggcaacaacaagaagagcgacaacaacaacaacattgaCGCCGTCGCGGTTGCCGTTGCCCGTTTTGATGTGCAACAGGCTCAAGCACGGGTGCAGGTGCAGATTCAGTCCTGGACGACCCAAGCTGACGCTTGCACCGTCCGGGCCCGACAGGCCCAACGGAACGGCCGAAAGTCCCAGGCCTTGTGGGAAATGAAGCGGCGTCACCTTTTCACGCAACAAATCGAACGCCAGTACGGAATCTTGCTCAATTTGGAAACGGCACAACACGCCATCGAGTCAGCCTCCCACCAGACCGCTGTTGTGGCGGCGTTGTCGCAGGCCTCGCACACACTCCGGCTATTGCGCATCACCGTGTCTATGGGGGACGTCGACCGCGTTGCTGATGAGTTGttcgaagaattggaagaaatgcgGATACGGGACGACGCGCTGGTGGATTCAACGGCGACCGACACAatggatgacgacgaatTGTTGGAAGAATTGGCCGCTTTGACGTTGCAGGATGCGGTTCCGGGCGAATCAAATACGCCACTCGTCCCGGCTGTTCGAGACGCCTCTTCTATCGAAAATCAAGCGAACCGGAAGGTGAACAAGGAACCAACTACTAAGGCCGGGATCACGGAAACTTTGGCGTCATGCTAG
- a CDS encoding predicted protein: MPDVSLRYLITDPDTWRGTFWCLMGLILARVTASAAVEAYRRVQLARHLQAYPYARVVPLRTRGAAPHHHTIVHRILWWMLEFVGAILRVIAAGCMVLWRAGQRAWRRQGSRRPHGPVVPTAVVPPSVLKSKQSRSRSERPSVRSQSVLFAQHTNGVVKTTEYYYNPRATPNQRVPAQPSITPPRHELPVEHREPTPGSPEATNALRSVFPSSTASSTTTTSIMEHSPSRHHIKAALPLSEQWRKRRLAGEDALLPALKRVVGHGGGITVGVSPTRGRLGASRSSRAVPTPLSDKVRHAREARIWESLNRKRPVPDANDTQGRAAKKVAFGPTMPTAIAPLAAEPTPAPRSSISFGTSLTDVTPKPDAAPTTAAPQPAFVFGSTSDTTPAPGPTTASQPAFAFGSTSDTTPAPGPTTASQPAFAFGSTSETTPAHGPTTASQPVFAFGSTPGTTPAIGPTTASQPAFVFGSTPGTTPAPGPTTAPQPAFVFGSTPGTTPAPGPTTAPQPAFVFGSTPGTTPAPGPITASQPAFAFGSTPAPTSSPAPGPITASQPAFAFGSTPAPTSSPLPTTTSVPPTFAFGSAVADTTAAPVTGFGATASFGAPAPVSGVSFGSSTPTAGGASARRRAARRGRR; encoded by the coding sequence ATGCCGGACGTTTCCCTTCGGTACTTGATCACCGATCCGGACACGTGGCGCGGTACGTTTTGGTGCCTCATGGGTCTCATCCTGGCGCGTGTCACGGCGAGTGCGGCGGTGGAAGCCTACCGCCGCGTCCAACTCGCACGCCATCTCCAGGCCTATCCCTACGCACGCGTCGTCCCGCTCCGGACTCGCGGCGCGGCACCGCACCACCACACAATCGTCCATCGTATCCTCTGGTGGATGCTGGAATTCGTCGGGGCTATTCTACGCGTGATTGCGGCCGGATGTATGGTACTGTGGCGCGCCGGGCAGCGTGCCTGGCGGCGGCAGGGGAGCAGGCGCCCCCACGGCCCCGTCGTTCCCACGGCTGTCGTCCCTCCCTCCGTCTTGAAATCGAAACAATCACGAAGCCGTAGTGAACGACCGTCGGTACGGAGTCAGTCCGTTCTCTTTGCCCAACACACCAACGGAGTCGTCAAGACGACCGAGTACTATTACAATCCCCGAGCCACGCCGAATCAGCGCGTCCCGGCCCAACCATCCATCACGCCACCGCGGCACGAACTTCCAGTGGAACACCGGGAACCGACCCCGGGGAGTCCGGAAGCAACAAATGCCCTCCGCTCCGTCTTTCCTTCGTCCACTGCCAGCAGCACTACCACCACGTCCATCATGGAACACTCCCCGAGTCGACACCATATCAAGGCGGCTCTACCACTTTCCGAACAATGGCGCAAACGCCGTCTCGCTGGCGAAGATGCCCTTTTGCCGGCGTTGAAACGAGTTGTTGGTCACGGGGGTGGGATCACCGTGGGGGTCAGTCCGACGCGGGGACGCCTCGGGGCTTCGCGATCGTCGCGAGCCGTGCCGACCCCCCTCTCGGACAAGGTCCGTCACGCCCGCGAAGCGCGCATTTGGGAAAGTTTGAATCGGAAACGGCCCGTTCCGGACGCGAACGATACCCAAGGTCGGGCTGCCAAAAAGGTGGCCTTCGGACCCACGATGCCTACCGCTATTGCACCGTTGGCAGCGGAACCCACCCCGGCCCCCCGGTCCAGTATTTCGTTCGGTACATCACTGACTGACGTCACCCCAAAGCCAGACGCGGCCCCCACTACTGCGGCACCGCAACCGGCGTTCGTATTTGGATCCACATCGGAtacaacacccgcacccggTCCGACAACGGCGTCACAGCCggcctttgcttttggatccaCATCGGAtacaacacccgcacccggtccgacgacggcgtcaCAGCCggcctttgcttttggatccaCATCAGAAACAACACCCGCACACGgtccgacgacggcgtcgcaGCCGGTGtttgcttttggatccaCACCGGGCACAACGCCCGCAATTGGTCCAACGACGGCGTCGCAGCCCGCGTTTGTATTTGGATCCACACCGGGCACAACGCCCGCACCTGGTCCGACTACGGCCCCGCAACCGGCGTTCGTATTTGGATCCACACCGGGCACAACGCCCGCACCCGGTCCGACTACGGCCCCGCAACCGGCGTTCGTATTTGGATCCACACCGGGCACAACGCCCGCACCTGGTCCGATTACGGCGTCACAACCGGCGTTCGCCTTTGGATCCACGCCCGCGCCGACATCATCGCCCGCACCTGGTCCGATTACGGCGTCACAACCGGCGTTCGCCTTTGGATCCACGCCCGCGCCGACATCATCGCCGTTACCAACCACAACGTCGGTACCGCCGACGTTTGCCTTTGGATCGGCCGTAGCCGATACCACTGCTGCTCCTGTCACTGGCTTTGGAGCGACTGCTAGCTTTGGTGCACCGGCACCAGTGAGTGGTGTATCGTTTGGGAGTAGTACTCCCACCGCGGGAGGAGCGAGTGCCCGGCGTCGTGCCGCACGCCGCGGACGCCGGTAA
- a CDS encoding predicted protein, with protein sequence MEVAQCPSYAAALGYTGVAAAVCLSNWGSAIGTWKAGISIVHTGIRHPSSVMKNVIPIVMAGVIGIYGLIVAVIISQSIVTPSTERNNAYSTYTGLAHLCAGLCCGVSGLAAGACIGIVGDYGIRANKLFVGMLIMLIFSEALALYGMIVALIVSQHSYSCG encoded by the exons ATGGAAGTTGCGCAGTGTCCGTCATACGCGGCGGCGTTGGGCTACACGGGAGTGGCTGCGGCCGTTTGTCTTTCCAACTGGGGGAGTGCG aTTGGTACTTGGAAGGCTGGTATCTCCATCGTCCACACGGGCATTCGGCATCCTTCCTCCGTCATGAAGAACGTCATTCCCATAGTCATGGCGGGAGTGATTGGCATTTACGGACTCATCGTCGCCGTGATTATTTCGCAGTCCATCGTCACGCCCTCGACGGAACGGAACAACGCCTACTCGACCTACACGGGTCTCGCGCACTTGTGTGCCGGCCTCTGTTGCGGCGTTTCCGGACTCGCCGCCGGAGCCTGCATCGGTATCGTCGGTGACTACGGTATCCGCGCC AACAAACTATTCGTTGGTATGCTCATTATGCTTATTTTCAGTGAAGCACTCGCACTGTACGGAATGATTGTGGCCCTGATTGTTTCGCAACACTCCTACTCGTGTGGATAG
- a CDS encoding predicted protein codes for MTEVVAGFEGCPSWAPAFGYLGASSCMILASWGSAWGTWRAGLGVCHMGIDHPAGIIKNIVPIVMAGVLGIYGLIVSVIIIQAVTPPNSDHTNVYSSFNGYTHFAAGLCCGLSCLAAGGTIGILGDAGVRAFGVKASNGRNVEGANKLYVGMLIMLIFSEALALYGLIVALILSQHSYSCE; via the exons ATGACCGAAGTAGTAGCCGGATTCGAAGGATGTCCGTCCTGGGCTCCCGCCTT TGGATACTTGGGTGCGTCTAGTTGTATGATTCTGGCTTCCTGGGGCAGTGCCTGGGGCACCTGGCGGGCGGGTCTCGGTGTGTGTCACATGGGAATTGACCATCCCGCTGGGATTATCAAAAATATTGTCCCCATTGTCATGGCTGGTGTGCTCGGTATTTACGGACTCATCGTATCCGTCATTATCATTCAAGCCGTCACACCACCCAACAGTGACCACACTAACGTATACAGCTCCTTCAACGGATACACACAC TTTGCCGCTGGTCTTTGTTGTGGTCTTTCGTGTTTGGCGGCGGGTGGAACGATTGGTATTCTCGGCGACGCCGGGGTACGAGCCTTTGGCGTCAAGGCCAGCAACGGCCGCAA CGTGGAAGGTGCCAACAAACTGTACGTCGGCATGCTTATTATGCTCATCTTCAGTGAAGCGCTAGCCCTGTACGGATTGATTGTGGCGTTAATTCTATCCCAACACAGCTACTCGTGTGAATAA
- a CDS encoding predicted protein, with product MRTGLLAVIFLFLERWRHYQALTQTSFRPQHHRLTQRAPPSALFATERTHTTRAVFLATCVASVTFPGHAFDGGVGGLGKTRPETGVLFFPGSSPFQNADGLVTAELVTAGASNQPYRVSFRTPWPLLPTTTGLESRDLQTSESAFVQVLENTPLPTSTANFATLVQNSVLASQGKFGAYGSPTDVKVKRLDSAVGTGLTYSVRFVALTPGQRESERQLLIRCVPIADSLVLLLAGTTRQRFATQQGTLRDIIDSLEVVPTPVRPLR from the coding sequence ATGAGAACTGGATTGCTTGCcgtcatcttcctcttcctcgaACGCTGGCGCCATTACCAGGCCTTGACACAAACGTCGTTTCGACCGCAGCACCACAGGTTAACGCAACGAGCGCCCCCATCCGCACTCTTTGCCACAGAACGAACACACACAACGCGCGCCGTCTTTCTCGCGACGTGTGTTGCCTCGGTGACGTTTCCCGGACACGCCTTTGACGGCGGTGTTGGAGGTCTCGGAAAGACTCGACCCGAAACGGGTGTACTTTTCTTTCCGGGATCATCTCCGTTCCAAAATGCGGACGGTCTCGTCACGGCCGAGTTGGTGACGGCCGGCGCCTCCAATCAACCCTACCGTGTCAGCTTTCGTACCCCGTGGCCACTGTTGCCGACCACAACAGGTCTCGAATCACGTGACTTGCAAACATCCGAGTCTGCCTTTGTACAGGTGCTGGAAAATACCCCGCTGCCGACGTCCACCGCGAATTTTGCCACGCTTGTACAGAATTCCGTGCTGGCGTCACAAGGCAAGTTTGGTGCCTACGGCAGTCCGACCGACGTGAAAGTGAAACGACTAGACTCGGCCGTCGGCACCGGGTTGACGTATTCCGTCCGCTTTGTTGCTTTGACTCCCGGTCAACGAGAAAGTGAGCGGCAACTGCTGATCCGGTGCGTCCCGATTGCGGACAGCTTGGTGTTGCTCCTGGCCGGCACGACGCGACAGCGATTTGCCACACAACAAGGCACGCTGCGGGACATTATCGATAGCCTGGAAGTCGTACCCACTCCCGTCCGGCCGCTACGCTAA
- the CATR2 gene encoding caltractin (Caltractin (Centrin), Protein of the Calmoduline like superfamily (EF hand domain protein)) yields the protein MDHPNSRVDKAVMRQSLAKLTPCEMAEIGKTFDALDTDANGSVTDDELREFLMRLGMPLVTSSIEQMVAVLDKNGDGKVTRDEFLHWYIESMREDRSMHERAIELFHLFDTNRNGEITIGDFKEKFDAMHMGFSVDEIGAIVNELDRDRNGSVSLHEFEYFLEKYYPKELLRYQKGGGTGIQLHRNAGQGHP from the coding sequence ATGGACCATCCTAATTCTCGAGTAGACAAGGCTGTAATGCGACAATCGCTGGCCAAGCTTACTCCATGTGAAATGGCCGAAATAGGCAAGACCTTTGATGCGCTGGACACGGATGCGAACGGCTCCGTTACGGACGACGAGCTGCGCGAGTTTTTGATGCGCTTGGGCATGCCCTTAGTAACTTCCAGTATTGAGCAAATGGTGGCGGTGTTGGATAAAAATGGTGACGGGAAAGTGACACGGGACGAGTTCTTGCATTGGTACATTGAGTCCATGCGGGAGGACCGATCAATGCATGAACGTGCTATTGAGCTTTTCCATCTCTTTGACACCAACCGCAACGGGGAGATTACCATTGGTGATTTTAAGGAAAAATTTGACGCAATGCACATGGGATTTTCAGTGGACGAGATTGGAGCCATTGTGAACGAGCTAGACCGAGATCGAAATGGATCAGTCTCGTTGCACGAATTCGAatactttttggaaaagtatTATCCCAAGGAGCTGCTGCGCTATCAAAAAGGTGGTGGGACGGGCATTCAGTTGCACAGGAATGCCGGGCAGGGACATCCGTAG
- a CDS encoding predicted protein, with protein MQFVKSILDHTIAGGRGVAQGPRVEGTKGSRFTDTPISSAETRKRENIEDSSMWNVLTSAFSRPVPSNTTATTRISVHDAELEKATALGRTRGESPTSVWWDDTGESCVSTVGKTNMLCTASARSEYRVQRENLRESKAIPCSSNFPSVALDFRTDVNAARNGPIFSEQDVILLQATYERAESLQQALDAAEVQRTKMIGNLKSRKAMLLQAKLAQERLQAQLASFGTREQVLREENDSLRVGLQNVAAVRDDLRNKLRIQKDTLKEALREKEAVHRQLIKCLYERELESHLLGQYRRLSLQTGYFKWGKEIREAEAKLAASVERDG; from the coding sequence ATGCAGTTTGTCAAATCAATTTTAGATCACACGATTGCGGGAGGCCGTGGCGTTGCGCAGGGTCCCCGTGTGGAAGGCACTAAAGGCAGTCGCTTCACGGATACGCCTATCTCATCGGCGGAAACCAGAAAGCGAGAAAACATCGAGGACTCGTCCATGTGGAATGTACTCACGAGTGCCTTTTCCCGACCCGTACCCTCCAACACGACGGCCACGACGAGGATCTCGGTCCACGACGCCGAATTAGAAAAGGCAACCGCCCTCGGCCGAACGCGTGGTGAATCGCCTACCTCGGTATGGTGGGATGACACTGGAGAGAGTTGTGTTTCCACGGTTGGTAAAACAAACATGTTATGCACAGCGAGTGCTCGCTCGGAATATCGCGTCCAGCGTGAGAATCTGCGCGAATCGAAAGCTATACCGTGTTCGAGCAATTTCCCATCGGTGGCACTCGATTTCCGCACCGACGTCAATGCCGCCAGAAACGGTCCAATTTTTTCCGAGCAGGATGTGATCCTCCTTCAGGCTACGTACGAAAGAGCCGAGTCGTTGCAACAAGCATTGGATGCTGCCGAGGTCCAACGGACTAAAATGATTGGCAATCTCAAATCCCGCAAGGCCATGCTCCTACAGGCCAAACTCGCGCAAGAGCGTCTCCAAGCCCAGCTCGCGTCATTTGGGACACGTGAACAAGTGCTGCGGGAAGAGAACGACTCTCTCCGGGTCGGCTTGCAGAACGTGGCGGCTGTCCGGGACGATTTGAGAAACAAGCTACGCATTCAAAAGGATACTCTCAAGGAAGCGCTGCGGGAAAAAGAAGCCGTCCACCGACAGCTGATAAAGTGTCTGTACGAACGCGAGTTGGAATCACACTTACTGGGACAATACCGCCGCTTGAGTTTGCAAACGGGCTACTTCAAGTGGGGTAAGGAAATTCGCGAAGCGGAAGCTAAATTGGCCGCATCGGTGGAAAGAGACGGCTAG
- a CDS encoding predicted protein has protein sequence MIVATDTQKNSVYVVAKQNEFHSPEEFGVLLSRFLLTQYPWLEAVDVVVDESTWQRAVVDGQPHPHGFVKSGPEAQHAAVHMARTGETLGPPVIQSSLTCMTVLKTTQSGFEGYYLDDPYTILPPTRERCLATELDAVWTCHGQDPTAVDYNAVRQRVRELFQKGIFGPATTGGVYSASLQATVYDAACLILTELPDVQTISVRTPNLHYLPTTVLLGKLGETFQNDVYTPTNEPSGVISCTVSRGG, from the coding sequence ATGATTGTCGCGACGGACACGCAAAAGAACTCTGTCTACGTCGTGGCCAAGCAGAACGAGTTCCACAGTCCAGAAGAATTCGGAGTACTCCTCAGTCGTTTTTTGTTGACGCAGTATCCTTGGTTGGAAGCCGTCGACGTGGTTGTGGACGAAAGTACCTGGCAACGTGCCGTTGTGGATGGTCAACCCCATCCTCACGGATTTGTCAAAAGCGGTCCGGAAGCCCAGCATGCGGCCGTGCACATGGCCCGGACCGGCGAAACCCTAGGACCACCCGTCATCCAATCCAGTCTCACTTGCATGACGGTCCTCAAAACCACCCAATCCGGTTTCGAAGGCTACTACCTCGACGATCCCTACACCATCCTCCCGCCGACACGGGAGCGTTGCTTGGCCACCGAATTGGATGCCGTCTGGACCTGTCACGGTCAAGATCCCACCGCGGTTGACTACAATGCCGTTCGCCAGCGTGTCCGTGAACTATTCCAAAAGGGCATCTTTGGTCCGGCCACCACGGGCGGCGTCTACTCCGCCTCACTCCAAGCCACTGTCTACGACGCTGCCTGTCTCATTCTCACCGAACTTCCCGACGTACAAACCATATCCGTCCGCACACCCAACCTGCACTACCTGCCCACCACGGTGCTACTCGGGAAACTCGGAGAAACCTTCCAGAACGACGTCTACACCCCCACCAACGAACCGAGTGGCGTTATTTCCTGTACAGTCAGTCGTGGGGGT